From Nicotiana tabacum cultivar K326 chromosome 22, ASM71507v2, whole genome shotgun sequence, one genomic window encodes:
- the LOC142176704 gene encoding uncharacterized protein LOC142176704 — translation MLSEVSVQTSTRFFGRVFYLSLRHPYGKQGNTESSAIRRPPGEQGKTVQVSREDSSSFNRKQLRRKKVQVQQSGALLENKGRQLKFQGKAVSKEDNSSSEGKQFRRKTIQVSRENGSRCKGKQCQVTREDGSSSAIRRPPEKKGIQFRMQFKLVTIKEKRERERQEVKPNT, via the exons ATGTTAAGTGAGGTATCCGTTCAAACTTCGACGAGGTTTTTCGGGCGAGTTTTCTATCTCAGTCTAAG gcacccatatggaaaacaagggaacacagaaagttcagcaatcaggcgcccacctggagaacaagggaagacagttcaagtttcaagggaagatAGTTCAAGTTTCAACAGAAAGCAGCTTCGAAGGAAgaaagttcaagttcagcaatcaggcgccctcttggagaacaaaggaagacaactcaagtttcaagggaaagcagtttcgaaggaagacaactcaagttccgagggaaaacagtttcgaaggaagacaattcaagtttcaagggaaaatggttcaaggtgcaagggaaaacagtgtcaagtaacaagagaagacggttcaagttcagcaatcaggcgcccacctgaaaaaaaaggaattcaattcagaatgcaattcaagttagtgacaataaaggaaaaaagagagagagaaaggcaagaagtgaagccaaatacataa